A single Saccharolobus shibatae B12 DNA region contains:
- a CDS encoding conjugal transfer protein — translation MPNEIEVPFVKVNDTYLPLLRVEMECPKLGKDYLIYALPDSGSKFSIIRNDTFLRCFDKSSLKSCLVDKVMISNLLTPKERYGIKFRFEELNYTIHIPVAPLDFVNLGEGIYPSLIIGREDLFSRTTICFDRNVRLIIKANDL, via the coding sequence ATGATACGTATTTACCTTTACTTAGGGTGGAAATGGAGTGTCCAAAACTGGGTAAAGATTATTTAATTTATGCACTTCCAGATTCTGGAAGTAAGTTTTCCATAATTAGAAATGATACTTTCTTAAGGTGCTTTGATAAATCCTCATTAAAAAGCTGTTTAGTTGATAAAGTTATGATTTCCAATCTGCTTACTCCAAAAGAAAGGTATGGCATAAAATTTCGCTTCGAAGAACTTAATTACACGATACATATACCAGTAGCACCTTTAGACTTCGTAAACTTAGGTGAGGGTATATATCCCAGCCTAATTATAGGTAGGGAAGACCTTTTTTCAAGAACGACGATATGCTTCGACAGAAACGTCAGATTAATTATTAAGGCTAACGATCTTTAA